In a single window of the Delftia tsuruhatensis genome:
- the rplN gene encoding 50S ribosomal protein L14, translated as MIQTESRLEVADNTGAKSVQCIKVLGGSHRRYASVGDIIKVSIKEAAPRGRVKKGEVYSAVVVRTAKGIRRADGSLVKFDGNAAVLLNAKLEPIGTRIFGPVTRELRTEKFMKIVSLAPEVL; from the coding sequence ATGATCCAAACAGAATCTCGGTTAGAGGTTGCCGACAACACCGGCGCGAAGTCTGTTCAGTGCATCAAGGTGCTGGGCGGTTCTCATCGTCGCTATGCGAGTGTGGGCGACATCATCAAGGTGAGCATCAAGGAAGCTGCTCCGCGTGGCCGCGTCAAGAAGGGCGAGGTCTACAGCGCAGTGGTGGTCCGCACGGCGAAGGGTATTCGCCGCGCCGATGGCTCGCTCGTCAAGTTCGACGGCAATGCCGCCGTTCTGCTGAACGCCAAGCTGGAGCCTATCGGCACCCGCATCTTCGGCCCCGTGACCCGTGAACTGCGTACCGAAAAGTTCATGAAGATCGTGTCCCTGGCACCTGAA
- a CDS encoding glycerol-3-phosphate dehydrogenase/oxidase — translation MSLAASPLPTGRAALLERLAQPETFDLAIIGGGATGLGVALDAAARGFKVVLVESHDFAKGTSSRATKLVHGGVRYLAQGNIALVREALHERTTLLHNAPHLAQPLAFVMPSYRLLDTPFYGVGLKMYDALAGKAGLGATEFLSRSSTVKCLPTVRQQGLKGGVKYWDGQFDDARLALALARTAAARGALLVNYCPARELLHEDGKVAGLVCEDSETGNRFTLRARCVVNATGPWVDLFRQQDAEAQGRPVKPMVAPSQGVHVVVDRDFLPGDHALLVPKTADGRVLFAVPWLGKVILGTTDTPRNDLAREPLPFAEELDFILTEAGRYLTRQPTLADVRSMWVGLRPLVKPQDDDGENTKKISREHTVMSSRTGLVTVTGGKWTTYRAMAEDVLSECFAIGRLPHRPGGVTVHLPLAGAPAESAVHHRMSQVQGLHSYGTEAAAVAALPGAEEWLADGLSEAMVRFAARFEYARTVEDVLARRSRLLFLDARKASEVAPRVAAILQEELGQDAALASFMALASQYLPA, via the coding sequence ATGTCCCTCGCTGCTTCCCCTTTGCCCACCGGCCGCGCTGCCCTGCTGGAACGCCTGGCCCAGCCCGAAACCTTTGACCTGGCCATCATCGGCGGGGGCGCCACCGGGCTGGGTGTGGCCCTGGACGCTGCGGCGCGCGGTTTCAAGGTGGTGCTGGTGGAGTCGCATGACTTTGCCAAGGGCACGTCCTCGCGTGCCACCAAGCTGGTCCACGGCGGCGTGCGCTATCTGGCCCAGGGCAACATCGCGCTGGTGCGTGAAGCCCTGCACGAGCGCACCACGCTGTTGCACAACGCGCCCCATCTGGCCCAGCCGCTGGCCTTCGTGATGCCGTCCTACCGCCTGCTGGACACGCCGTTCTACGGCGTGGGCCTGAAGATGTACGACGCGCTGGCCGGCAAGGCCGGCCTGGGCGCCACCGAATTCCTCTCCCGCTCCAGCACCGTCAAGTGCCTGCCTACCGTGCGCCAGCAAGGCCTCAAGGGCGGCGTGAAGTACTGGGACGGCCAGTTCGACGATGCGCGCCTGGCGCTGGCGCTGGCGCGCACGGCGGCCGCCAGGGGCGCGTTGCTGGTCAACTACTGCCCGGCCCGGGAACTGCTGCACGAGGACGGCAAGGTGGCCGGCCTGGTCTGCGAGGACAGCGAGACCGGCAACCGCTTCACGCTGCGCGCCAGGTGCGTGGTCAACGCCACCGGCCCCTGGGTGGACCTGTTCCGCCAGCAGGATGCCGAGGCCCAGGGCCGTCCCGTCAAGCCCATGGTCGCGCCCAGCCAGGGCGTGCACGTGGTCGTGGACCGCGATTTCCTGCCCGGCGACCATGCGCTGCTCGTTCCCAAGACGGCCGATGGTCGCGTGTTGTTCGCCGTTCCCTGGCTGGGCAAGGTCATCCTGGGGACCACCGACACGCCGCGCAACGACCTGGCGCGCGAACCGCTGCCATTTGCCGAGGAACTGGACTTCATCCTCACCGAGGCCGGCCGCTACCTCACGCGCCAGCCCACGCTGGCCGATGTGCGCAGCATGTGGGTGGGCCTGCGCCCGCTGGTCAAGCCGCAGGACGACGACGGCGAGAACACCAAGAAGATCAGCCGCGAGCACACGGTCATGTCCAGCCGCACCGGCCTGGTCACCGTCACCGGCGGCAAGTGGACCACCTACCGCGCCATGGCCGAGGACGTGCTGTCCGAATGCTTCGCCATCGGCCGCCTGCCGCACCGCCCGGGCGGCGTCACCGTGCACCTGCCTCTGGCGGGTGCGCCGGCCGAGTCTGCCGTCCATCACCGCATGAGCCAGGTGCAGGGCTTGCACTCGTATGGCACGGAGGCGGCGGCCGTCGCTGCGCTGCCGGGTGCCGAGGAATGGCTGGCGGACGGCCTGAGCGAGGCCATGGTGCGTTTCGCCGCGCGCTTCGAATATGCGCGAACGGTGGAGGACGTGCTCGCGCGCCGCAGCCGCCTGCTGTTCCTCGATGCGCGCAAGGCGTCCGAGGTGGCGCCGCGCGTGGCGGCCATTCTCCAGGAGGAACTGGGGCAGGACGCCGCACTTGCAAGCTTCATGGCGCTGGCGAGCCAATACCTGCCGGCCTGA
- a CDS encoding ABC transporter substrate-binding protein, translating to MKQRLHTIALAAALLAAGQAAWAGEAEAKKWIDSEFQPSTLSKDQQMAEMKWFIEAAKKLQAKGVKEISVVSETITTHEYESKTLAKAFTEITGITVKHDLIQEGDVVEKLQTSMQSGKSIYDGWISDSDLIGTHYRYGRIMNLTDYMAGAGKEFTNPGLDIKDFIGTSFTTAPDGKLYQLPDQQFANLYWFRADLFERKDLKDKFKAKYGYDLGVPLNWSAYEDIAEFFTNDVKQIDGKPIYGHMDYGKKDPSLGWRFTDAWLSMAGAADKGIPNGMPVDEWGIRVADDKCTPVGASVSRGGATNSPAAVFALTKYVDWMKKYAPKEAMGMTFGESGPVPAQGQIAQQIFWYTAFTADMTKPGLPVVNADGTPKWRMAPGPNGPYWKDGMQNGYQDVGSWTFFKDHDANRTAAAWLYAQFVTAKTASLKKTIVGLTPIRESDIRSKAMTDMAPKLGGLVEFYRSPARVAWTPTGNNVPDYPKLAQLWWKNVAQAVTGEKTPQGAMDNLAEEMDQVMARLQRAGMAQCAPKLNPKGDPAKWLSDKQAPWKKLANEKPKGETIAYDTLLNAWKNGKVR from the coding sequence ATGAAACAGCGACTTCACACCATTGCCCTGGCGGCGGCCCTGCTGGCGGCGGGCCAGGCGGCCTGGGCGGGCGAGGCGGAGGCGAAGAAGTGGATCGATTCCGAGTTCCAGCCCAGCACGCTGTCCAAGGACCAGCAGATGGCCGAGATGAAATGGTTCATCGAGGCGGCCAAGAAGCTGCAGGCCAAGGGCGTCAAGGAAATCTCCGTGGTCTCCGAGACCATCACCACGCACGAGTACGAGAGCAAGACGCTGGCCAAGGCCTTCACCGAGATCACCGGCATCACGGTCAAGCACGACCTGATCCAGGAAGGCGACGTCGTCGAGAAGCTGCAGACCTCGATGCAGTCGGGCAAGTCCATCTACGACGGCTGGATCTCCGACTCCGACCTGATCGGCACGCACTACCGCTATGGCCGCATCATGAACCTGACCGACTACATGGCCGGCGCGGGCAAGGAATTCACCAATCCGGGCCTGGACATCAAGGACTTCATCGGCACCAGCTTCACCACGGCGCCCGACGGCAAGCTCTACCAGCTGCCCGACCAGCAGTTCGCCAACCTCTACTGGTTCCGCGCCGACCTGTTCGAGCGCAAGGACCTCAAGGACAAGTTCAAGGCCAAGTACGGCTATGACCTGGGCGTGCCGCTGAACTGGAGCGCCTACGAGGACATCGCCGAGTTCTTCACCAACGACGTCAAGCAGATCGACGGCAAGCCCATCTACGGACACATGGACTACGGCAAGAAGGACCCATCGCTGGGCTGGCGCTTCACCGATGCCTGGCTGTCCATGGCGGGCGCGGCCGACAAGGGCATTCCCAACGGCATGCCCGTCGATGAGTGGGGCATCCGCGTGGCCGACGACAAGTGCACGCCCGTGGGCGCCTCGGTCTCGCGCGGCGGCGCCACCAACTCGCCGGCCGCCGTGTTCGCGCTGACCAAGTACGTGGACTGGATGAAGAAGTACGCGCCCAAGGAAGCCATGGGCATGACCTTCGGCGAGTCCGGCCCCGTGCCGGCCCAGGGCCAGATCGCCCAGCAGATCTTCTGGTACACGGCCTTCACGGCCGACATGACCAAGCCCGGCCTGCCCGTGGTCAATGCCGACGGCACGCCCAAGTGGCGCATGGCGCCCGGCCCCAACGGACCCTACTGGAAGGACGGCATGCAGAACGGCTACCAGGACGTGGGCAGCTGGACCTTCTTCAAGGACCACGACGCCAACCGCACGGCCGCCGCCTGGCTCTACGCCCAGTTCGTCACGGCCAAGACCGCCAGCCTCAAGAAGACCATCGTCGGCCTGACACCCATCCGCGAAAGCGACATCCGTTCCAAGGCCATGACCGACATGGCGCCCAAGCTCGGCGGCCTGGTGGAGTTCTACCGCAGTCCCGCCCGCGTGGCCTGGACGCCCACCGGCAACAACGTGCCCGACTATCCCAAGCTGGCCCAGCTGTGGTGGAAGAACGTGGCCCAGGCGGTCACGGGCGAGAAGACGCCCCAGGGCGCCATGGACAACCTGGCCGAGGAAATGGACCAGGTCATGGCCCGCCTGCAGCGCGCGGGCATGGCCCAGTGCGCGCCCAAGCTCAATCCCAAGGGCGACCCCGCCAAGTGGCTCAGCGACAAGCAGGCGCCCTGGAAGAAGCTGGCCAACGAGAAGCCCAAGGGCGAGACGATTGCGTATGACACGCTGCTCAACGCCTGGAAAAACGGCAAGGTGCGTTAG
- a CDS encoding DUF2160 domain-containing protein yields MFSWMAWTLPVAVFFSCIVLMLVGMTLWELRSPTVLRKGWLPMATTRGDRLFIGLLLAAYVNLAWVGLGERMAQWFSLEAEPSVWISFVLSMLVLALVMRKG; encoded by the coding sequence ATGTTTTCCTGGATGGCCTGGACGCTGCCGGTGGCGGTGTTCTTCAGCTGCATCGTGCTGATGCTGGTGGGTATGACGCTGTGGGAGCTGCGCAGTCCCACGGTACTGCGCAAGGGCTGGCTGCCGATGGCGACGACGCGCGGGGACCGGCTGTTCATCGGGCTGCTGCTGGCAGCCTATGTGAATCTGGCCTGGGTGGGCCTGGGCGAGAGGATGGCGCAGTGGTTCTCGCTGGAGGCGGAGCCCTCGGTGTGGATCAGCTTCGTGCTGTCCATGCTGGTCCTGGCCCTGGTCATGCGCAAGGGCTGA
- a CDS encoding carbohydrate ABC transporter permease produces the protein MNDEGRFHKRTLFLVAYLLFAVLPIYWMVNMSFKTNEEILSSFSLWPRHFTWANYQTIFTDASWYSGYINSLIYVAINTVISLTVALPAAYAFSRYQFLGDKHVFFWLLTNRMTPPAVFLLPFFQLYTTVGLMDTHIAVALAHLLFNVPLAVWILEGFMSGIPREIDETAYIDGYSFPRFFLTIFLPLIKAGVGVAAFFCFMFSWVELLLARTLTSVNAKPIVATMTRTVSASGMDWATLAAAGVLTIVPGAIVIWFVRHYIAKGFAMGRV, from the coding sequence ATGAATGACGAAGGCCGTTTCCACAAGCGCACGCTGTTCCTCGTCGCCTACCTGCTGTTCGCCGTGCTGCCCATCTACTGGATGGTCAACATGAGCTTCAAGACCAACGAGGAGATCCTGTCCAGCTTCTCGCTGTGGCCCCGGCATTTCACCTGGGCCAACTACCAAACCATCTTCACCGATGCCTCCTGGTACTCGGGCTACATCAACAGCCTGATCTATGTGGCCATCAACACCGTGATCTCGCTGACCGTGGCCCTGCCCGCGGCCTATGCGTTCTCGCGCTACCAGTTCCTGGGCGACAAGCATGTGTTCTTCTGGCTGCTGACCAACCGCATGACGCCGCCGGCCGTGTTCCTGCTGCCCTTCTTCCAGCTCTACACCACGGTGGGGCTGATGGACACGCACATCGCCGTGGCCCTGGCGCACCTGCTGTTCAACGTGCCGCTGGCCGTCTGGATCCTGGAGGGCTTCATGAGCGGCATCCCGCGCGAGATCGACGAGACGGCCTACATCGACGGCTACTCCTTCCCGCGCTTTTTCCTGACCATCTTCCTGCCGCTGATCAAGGCGGGCGTGGGGGTGGCGGCCTTCTTCTGCTTCATGTTCAGCTGGGTGGAGCTGCTGCTGGCGCGCACGCTGACCAGCGTCAATGCCAAGCCCATCGTGGCGACCATGACGCGCACCGTCTCGGCCTCGGGCATGGACTGGGCCACGCTGGCGGCGGCCGGGGTGCTGACCATCGTGCCCGGCGCCATCGTGATCTGGTTCGTGCGGCATTACATCGCCAAGGGCTTTGCCATGGGGAGGGTGTGA
- a CDS encoding carbohydrate ABC transporter permease: MSQTVKPVNQKAWLLILPVIVCVAFSAIIPLMTVVNYSVQDIISPDRRVFVGTEWFAQVMRDEELHSALLRQITFSLAVLLVEIPLGIALALSMPAQGWKASAVLVVVSLSLLIPWNVVGTIWQIYGRADIGLLGAALNTLGVDYNYTGNATDAWLTVLVMDVWHWTPLVALLCYAGLRSIPDAYYQAARIDGASKFAVFRYIQLPKMRGVLMIAVLLRFMDSFMIYTEPFVLTGGGPGNATTFLSQYLTQKAVGQFDLGPAAAFSLIYFLIILLLCFILYNWMQRVGTADKEGAGHE; this comes from the coding sequence ATGAGCCAGACCGTCAAGCCCGTCAACCAGAAGGCCTGGCTGCTGATCCTGCCGGTCATCGTCTGCGTGGCCTTCTCGGCCATCATCCCGCTGATGACGGTGGTGAACTACTCGGTGCAGGACATCATCAGCCCCGACCGGCGCGTGTTCGTCGGCACGGAATGGTTTGCCCAGGTCATGCGCGACGAGGAACTGCACTCGGCCCTGCTGCGCCAGATCACGTTCTCGCTGGCCGTGCTGCTGGTGGAAATCCCGCTGGGCATCGCGCTGGCGCTGTCCATGCCGGCCCAGGGCTGGAAGGCCTCGGCCGTGCTGGTCGTGGTCTCGCTGTCGCTGCTGATTCCGTGGAACGTGGTCGGCACCATCTGGCAGATCTACGGCCGCGCCGACATCGGCCTGCTGGGCGCTGCGCTCAACACCCTGGGCGTGGACTACAACTACACGGGCAATGCCACCGATGCCTGGCTCACGGTGCTGGTGATGGATGTGTGGCACTGGACGCCGCTGGTGGCGCTGCTGTGCTATGCGGGCCTGCGCTCCATCCCCGACGCCTACTACCAGGCAGCGCGCATCGACGGTGCCAGCAAGTTCGCCGTGTTCCGCTACATCCAGCTGCCCAAGATGCGCGGCGTGCTGATGATCGCCGTGCTGCTGCGCTTCATGGACAGCTTCATGATCTACACCGAGCCCTTCGTGCTCACCGGCGGCGGGCCCGGCAATGCGACCACCTTCCTGTCGCAGTACCTCACGCAAAAGGCCGTGGGCCAGTTCGATCTGGGACCGGCGGCGGCCTTCTCGCTGATCTATTTCCTCATCATCCTGCTGCTGTGCTTCATCCTCTACAACTGGATGCAGCGCGTGGGCACCGCCGACAAGGAGGGGGCTGGACATGAATGA
- a CDS encoding ABC transporter ATP-binding protein produces MARIQLDLAHSYKPDPQQDSDYALLPLDMVFEDGGAYALLGPSGCGKTTMLNIMSGLLVPSQGKVLFDGRDMTHATPQERNIAQVFQFPVIYDTMTVAENLAFPLKNRRMPADRVRERVGQIAEMLEMSGQLDQRAAGLSADAKQKISLGRGLVRPDVSAVLFDEPLTVIDPQLKWQLRRKLKQIHHELRLTLIYVTHDQVEALTFADQVVVMTRGRAVQVGTPAQLFERPSHAFVGHFIGSPGMNFVPLLREDGRLLAEGQYLPLPAALAHVAPGLPLSLGIRPEYLALASPDASGAVACTVERVQDVGTHQLLVARLGARLLKLRCGADAFLPAVGETVWVQLQGPHTCYYLNEELQA; encoded by the coding sequence GCTGCCGCTGGACATGGTCTTCGAGGATGGCGGTGCCTACGCCTTGCTCGGTCCCTCGGGCTGCGGCAAGACCACCATGCTGAACATCATGTCCGGCCTGCTCGTGCCGTCGCAAGGCAAGGTGCTGTTCGACGGCCGCGACATGACGCACGCCACGCCCCAGGAGCGCAACATCGCCCAGGTGTTCCAGTTCCCGGTGATCTACGACACCATGACCGTGGCCGAGAACCTGGCCTTCCCCCTGAAGAACCGCCGCATGCCGGCGGACCGCGTCCGCGAGCGCGTGGGCCAGATCGCCGAGATGCTGGAGATGAGCGGCCAGCTCGACCAGCGCGCCGCCGGCCTGTCGGCCGATGCCAAGCAGAAGATCTCGCTGGGCCGGGGCCTGGTGCGGCCCGATGTCTCGGCCGTGCTGTTCGACGAGCCGCTCACCGTGATCGACCCGCAGCTCAAGTGGCAGCTGCGCCGCAAGCTCAAGCAGATCCACCATGAGTTGCGGCTGACGCTGATCTATGTGACGCACGACCAGGTCGAGGCCCTGACCTTTGCCGACCAGGTCGTCGTCATGACGCGCGGGCGCGCCGTGCAGGTGGGCACGCCGGCCCAGCTGTTCGAGCGGCCCAGCCATGCCTTCGTGGGGCACTTCATCGGCTCGCCCGGCATGAACTTCGTGCCCCTGCTGCGCGAGGACGGCCGGCTGCTGGCCGAGGGCCAGTACCTGCCGCTTCCTGCCGCGCTGGCGCACGTGGCGCCCGGCCTGCCGCTGAGCCTGGGCATACGTCCCGAGTACCTGGCCCTGGCTTCGCCCGATGCGTCCGGCGCCGTGGCCTGCACGGTGGAACGCGTGCAGGACGTGGGCACGCACCAGCTGCTGGTGGCGCGCCTGGGCGCGCGGCTGCTCAAGCTGCGCTGCGGCGCCGATGCCTTCCTGCCCGCCGTGGGCGAGACGGTATGGGTACAGCTGCAGGGCCCCCATACCTGCTATTACCTGAACGAGGAGCTGCAGGCATGA